The following are from one region of the Prionailurus bengalensis isolate Pbe53 chromosome A2, Fcat_Pben_1.1_paternal_pri, whole genome shotgun sequence genome:
- the SLC5A5 gene encoding sodium/iodide cotransporter isoform X1 encodes MAAVQGEARAAFGPWDYGVFALMLLVSTGIGLWVGLARGGQRSAEDFFTGGRRLAALPVGLSLAASFMSAVQVLGVPAEAYRYGLKFIWMCLGQLLNSLLTAVLFLPVFYRLGLTSTYQYLELRFSRAVRLCGTLQYLVATMMYTGIVIYAPALILNQVTGLDIWASLLSTGAICTFYTTVGGMKAVVWTDVFQVVVMLTGFWVVLARGTMLVGGPRHVLDIAQNHSRINLMDFNPDPRSRYTFWTFVVGGTLVWLSMYGVNQAQVQRYVACRTEKQAKLALLINQLGLILIVFSAAGCGVIMFTIYIDCDPLLAGRISAPDQYMPLLVLDIFKDLPGVPGLFLACAYSGTLSTASTSINAMAAVTVEDLIKPRLPSITPRRLVMISKGLSLIYGSACLTVAALSSLLGGGVLQGSFTVMGVISGPLLGAFILGMFLPACNTPGVLSGLATGLALSLWVAVGATLYPPGAQSLGVLPSSAAGCAVPSANTSGLQGLLGATNTSSKSPSPGVDPGRPALADSFYAISYLYYGGLGTLSTVLFGALISCLTGPTKRSALGPGLLWWDLARQTASVAPKEEVATLDDSLGKGAEELPPGAKRPPDFLPSDEDRPLFLGQKEVEGAGSQTPSSGHDHGQDLRETHL; translated from the exons ATGGCCGCCGTCCAGGGCGAGGCGCGGGCCGCGTTTGGACCCTGGGACTACGGGGTCTTCGCCCTCATGCTGCTGGTGTCCACGGGCATCGGGCTGTGGGTCGGGCTGGCGCGGGGCGGGCAGCGCAGCGCCGAGGACTTCTTCACCGGCGGCCGGCGCCTGGCGGCCCTGCCCGTCGGCCTCTCGCTGGCCGCCAGCTTCATGTCGGCGGTGCAGGTGCTGGGCGTGCCGGCCGAGGCCTACCGCTACGGCCTCAAGTTCATCTGGATGTGCCTGGGCCAGTTGCTCAACTCCCTGCTCACCGCGGTGCTCTTCCTGCCGGTCTTCTACCGCCTGGGCCTCACCAGCACCTACCAG TATCTGGAGCTGCGCTTCAGCCGCGCTGTGCGGCTCTGCGGGACCCTGCAGTACCTGGTGGCCACA ATGATGTATACTGGCATCGTGATCTACGCCCCCGCGCTCATCCTGAATCAAG TGACTGGGTTGGACATCTGGGCATCGCTCCTGTCCACCGGAGCCATCTGTACCTTCTACACGACTGTG GGCGGCATGAAGGCTGTGGTCTGGACCGATGTGTTTCAGGTCGTGGTGATGCTCACTGGCTTCTGGGTTGTCCTGGCCCGCGGCACCATGCTGGTGGGGGGGCCCAGGCATGTGCTTGACATCGCCCAGAACCACTCCCGGATCAACCTGATGGA CTTTAACCCGGACCCACGGAGCCGCTACACGTTCTGGACTTTTGTGGTGGGTGGCACATTGGTGTGGCTCTCGATGTACGGCGTCAACCAAGCACAGGTGCAGCGCTATGTGGCCTGTCGCACAGAGAAGCAGGCCAAGCT ggcCCTGCTCATCAACCAGCTGGGCCTGATCCTGATCGTGTTCAGTGCTGCTGGCTGTGGCGTGATCATGTTCACGATCTATATAGACTGCGACCCTCTCCTGGCAGGGCGGATCTCTGCCCCAGACCAG tACATGCCCCTGCTGGTGCTGGACATCTTCAAGGACCTGCCTGGAGTCCCCGGGCTCTTTCTGGCCTGTGCCTACAGTGGTACCCTCAG caccgCATCCACCAGCATCAATGCCATGGCCGCAGTCACCGTGGAGGACCTCATCAAGCCTCGGCTGCCGAGCATCACACCCCGGAGACTCGTGATGATCTCCAAGGGGCTCT CACTCATCTATGGCTCAGCCTGTCTCACCGTGGCGGCTCTGTCCTCACTGCTGGGGGGAGGCGTCCTCCAG GGCTCCTTCACCGTCATGGGAGTCATCAGCGGCCCGCTCCTTGGAGCCTTCATCCTGGGAATGTTTCTCCCTGCCTGTAACACTCCG GGTGTCCTCTCCGGGCTGGCCACCGGCTTGGCGCTCTCGCTGTGGGTGGCGGTGGGCGCCACTCTGTACCCGCCCGGCGCTCAGTCCTTGGGAGTCCTGCCGTCATCGGCCGCCGGCTGTGCGGTGCCTTCCGCCAACACCTCCGGCCTCCAGGGCCTGCTCGGGGCCACCAACACCTCCAGCAAGAGCCCCAG CCCCGGAGTGGACCCCGGGCGACCCGCCTTAGCTGACAGCTTCTATGCCATTTCCTATCTTTATTATGGTGGCCTGGGAACGCTGAGCACTGTGCTGTTTGGAGCCCTCATCAGCTGCTTGACAG GCCCCACCAAGCGCAGTGCCTTGGGTCCTGGGCTGCTGTGGTGGGACCTTGCACGACAGACAGCATCGGTGGCCCCCAAGGAAGAAGTGGCTACCTTGGATGACAGCTTGGGGAAG ggTGCTGAGGAGCTGCCCCCTGGAGCCAAGAGGCCTCCTGACTTCTTGCCCAGTGATGAGGACCGTCCGCTCTTCCTGGGGcagaaggaggtggagggagcCGGCTCCCAGACCCCCAGCAGTGGACATGACCATGGCCAGGACCTTCGGGAGACCCACCTCTGA
- the SLC5A5 gene encoding sodium/iodide cotransporter isoform X3 produces MAAVQGEARAAFGPWDYGVFALMLLVSTGIGLWVGLARGGQRSAEDFFTGGRRLAALPVGLSLAASFMSAVQVLGVPAEAYRYGLKFIWMCLGQLLNSLLTAVLFLPVFYRLGLTSTYQYLELRFSRAVRLCGTLQYLVATMMYTGIVIYAPALILNQVTGLDIWASLLSTGAICTFYTTVVVVMLTGFWVVLARGTMLVGGPRHVLDIAQNHSRINLMDFNPDPRSRYTFWTFVVGGTLVWLSMYGVNQAQVQRYVACRTEKQAKLALLINQLGLILIVFSAAGCGVIMFTIYIDCDPLLAGRISAPDQYMPLLVLDIFKDLPGVPGLFLACAYSGTLSTASTSINAMAAVTVEDLIKPRLPSITPRRLVMISKGLSLIYGSACLTVAALSSLLGGGVLQGSFTVMGVISGPLLGAFILGMFLPACNTPGVLSGLATGLALSLWVAVGATLYPPGAQSLGVLPSSAAGCAVPSANTSGLQGLLGATNTSSKSPSPGVDPGRPALADSFYAISYLYYGGLGTLSTVLFGALISCLTGPTKRSALGPGLLWWDLARQTASVAPKEEVATLDDSLGKGAEELPPGAKRPPDFLPSDEDRPLFLGQKEVEGAGSQTPSSGHDHGQDLRETHL; encoded by the exons ATGGCCGCCGTCCAGGGCGAGGCGCGGGCCGCGTTTGGACCCTGGGACTACGGGGTCTTCGCCCTCATGCTGCTGGTGTCCACGGGCATCGGGCTGTGGGTCGGGCTGGCGCGGGGCGGGCAGCGCAGCGCCGAGGACTTCTTCACCGGCGGCCGGCGCCTGGCGGCCCTGCCCGTCGGCCTCTCGCTGGCCGCCAGCTTCATGTCGGCGGTGCAGGTGCTGGGCGTGCCGGCCGAGGCCTACCGCTACGGCCTCAAGTTCATCTGGATGTGCCTGGGCCAGTTGCTCAACTCCCTGCTCACCGCGGTGCTCTTCCTGCCGGTCTTCTACCGCCTGGGCCTCACCAGCACCTACCAG TATCTGGAGCTGCGCTTCAGCCGCGCTGTGCGGCTCTGCGGGACCCTGCAGTACCTGGTGGCCACA ATGATGTATACTGGCATCGTGATCTACGCCCCCGCGCTCATCCTGAATCAAG TGACTGGGTTGGACATCTGGGCATCGCTCCTGTCCACCGGAGCCATCTGTACCTTCTACACGACTGTG GTCGTGGTGATGCTCACTGGCTTCTGGGTTGTCCTGGCCCGCGGCACCATGCTGGTGGGGGGGCCCAGGCATGTGCTTGACATCGCCCAGAACCACTCCCGGATCAACCTGATGGA CTTTAACCCGGACCCACGGAGCCGCTACACGTTCTGGACTTTTGTGGTGGGTGGCACATTGGTGTGGCTCTCGATGTACGGCGTCAACCAAGCACAGGTGCAGCGCTATGTGGCCTGTCGCACAGAGAAGCAGGCCAAGCT ggcCCTGCTCATCAACCAGCTGGGCCTGATCCTGATCGTGTTCAGTGCTGCTGGCTGTGGCGTGATCATGTTCACGATCTATATAGACTGCGACCCTCTCCTGGCAGGGCGGATCTCTGCCCCAGACCAG tACATGCCCCTGCTGGTGCTGGACATCTTCAAGGACCTGCCTGGAGTCCCCGGGCTCTTTCTGGCCTGTGCCTACAGTGGTACCCTCAG caccgCATCCACCAGCATCAATGCCATGGCCGCAGTCACCGTGGAGGACCTCATCAAGCCTCGGCTGCCGAGCATCACACCCCGGAGACTCGTGATGATCTCCAAGGGGCTCT CACTCATCTATGGCTCAGCCTGTCTCACCGTGGCGGCTCTGTCCTCACTGCTGGGGGGAGGCGTCCTCCAG GGCTCCTTCACCGTCATGGGAGTCATCAGCGGCCCGCTCCTTGGAGCCTTCATCCTGGGAATGTTTCTCCCTGCCTGTAACACTCCG GGTGTCCTCTCCGGGCTGGCCACCGGCTTGGCGCTCTCGCTGTGGGTGGCGGTGGGCGCCACTCTGTACCCGCCCGGCGCTCAGTCCTTGGGAGTCCTGCCGTCATCGGCCGCCGGCTGTGCGGTGCCTTCCGCCAACACCTCCGGCCTCCAGGGCCTGCTCGGGGCCACCAACACCTCCAGCAAGAGCCCCAG CCCCGGAGTGGACCCCGGGCGACCCGCCTTAGCTGACAGCTTCTATGCCATTTCCTATCTTTATTATGGTGGCCTGGGAACGCTGAGCACTGTGCTGTTTGGAGCCCTCATCAGCTGCTTGACAG GCCCCACCAAGCGCAGTGCCTTGGGTCCTGGGCTGCTGTGGTGGGACCTTGCACGACAGACAGCATCGGTGGCCCCCAAGGAAGAAGTGGCTACCTTGGATGACAGCTTGGGGAAG ggTGCTGAGGAGCTGCCCCCTGGAGCCAAGAGGCCTCCTGACTTCTTGCCCAGTGATGAGGACCGTCCGCTCTTCCTGGGGcagaaggaggtggagggagcCGGCTCCCAGACCCCCAGCAGTGGACATGACCATGGCCAGGACCTTCGGGAGACCCACCTCTGA
- the SLC5A5 gene encoding sodium/iodide cotransporter isoform X5, whose product MAAVQGEARAAFGPWDYGVFALMLLVSTGIGLWVGLARGGQRSAEDFFTGGRRLAALPVGLSLAASFMSAVQVLGVPAEAYRYGLKFIWMCLGQLLNSLLTAVLFLPVFYRLGLTSTYQYLELRFSRAVRLCGTLQYLVATMMYTGIVIYAPALILNQVTGLDIWASLLSTGAICTFYTTVGGMKAVVWTDVFQVVVMLTGFWVVLARGTMLVGGPRHVLDIAQNHSRINLMDFNPDPRSRYTFWTFVVGGTLVWLSMYGVNQAQVQRYVACRTEKQAKLALLINQLGLILIVFSAAGCGVIMFTIYIDCDPLLAGRISAPDQYMPLLVLDIFKDLPGVPGLFLACAYSGTLSTASTSINAMAAVTVEDLIKPRLPSITPRRLVMISKGLSLIYGSACLTVAALSSLLGGGVLQGSFTVMGVISGPLLGAFILGMFLPACNTPGVLSGLATGLALSLWVAVGATLYPPGAQSLGVLPSSAAGCAVPSANTSGLQGLLGATNTSSKSPSPGVDPGRPALADSFYAISYLYYGGLGTLSTVLFGALISCLTGC is encoded by the exons ATGGCCGCCGTCCAGGGCGAGGCGCGGGCCGCGTTTGGACCCTGGGACTACGGGGTCTTCGCCCTCATGCTGCTGGTGTCCACGGGCATCGGGCTGTGGGTCGGGCTGGCGCGGGGCGGGCAGCGCAGCGCCGAGGACTTCTTCACCGGCGGCCGGCGCCTGGCGGCCCTGCCCGTCGGCCTCTCGCTGGCCGCCAGCTTCATGTCGGCGGTGCAGGTGCTGGGCGTGCCGGCCGAGGCCTACCGCTACGGCCTCAAGTTCATCTGGATGTGCCTGGGCCAGTTGCTCAACTCCCTGCTCACCGCGGTGCTCTTCCTGCCGGTCTTCTACCGCCTGGGCCTCACCAGCACCTACCAG TATCTGGAGCTGCGCTTCAGCCGCGCTGTGCGGCTCTGCGGGACCCTGCAGTACCTGGTGGCCACA ATGATGTATACTGGCATCGTGATCTACGCCCCCGCGCTCATCCTGAATCAAG TGACTGGGTTGGACATCTGGGCATCGCTCCTGTCCACCGGAGCCATCTGTACCTTCTACACGACTGTG GGCGGCATGAAGGCTGTGGTCTGGACCGATGTGTTTCAGGTCGTGGTGATGCTCACTGGCTTCTGGGTTGTCCTGGCCCGCGGCACCATGCTGGTGGGGGGGCCCAGGCATGTGCTTGACATCGCCCAGAACCACTCCCGGATCAACCTGATGGA CTTTAACCCGGACCCACGGAGCCGCTACACGTTCTGGACTTTTGTGGTGGGTGGCACATTGGTGTGGCTCTCGATGTACGGCGTCAACCAAGCACAGGTGCAGCGCTATGTGGCCTGTCGCACAGAGAAGCAGGCCAAGCT ggcCCTGCTCATCAACCAGCTGGGCCTGATCCTGATCGTGTTCAGTGCTGCTGGCTGTGGCGTGATCATGTTCACGATCTATATAGACTGCGACCCTCTCCTGGCAGGGCGGATCTCTGCCCCAGACCAG tACATGCCCCTGCTGGTGCTGGACATCTTCAAGGACCTGCCTGGAGTCCCCGGGCTCTTTCTGGCCTGTGCCTACAGTGGTACCCTCAG caccgCATCCACCAGCATCAATGCCATGGCCGCAGTCACCGTGGAGGACCTCATCAAGCCTCGGCTGCCGAGCATCACACCCCGGAGACTCGTGATGATCTCCAAGGGGCTCT CACTCATCTATGGCTCAGCCTGTCTCACCGTGGCGGCTCTGTCCTCACTGCTGGGGGGAGGCGTCCTCCAG GGCTCCTTCACCGTCATGGGAGTCATCAGCGGCCCGCTCCTTGGAGCCTTCATCCTGGGAATGTTTCTCCCTGCCTGTAACACTCCG GGTGTCCTCTCCGGGCTGGCCACCGGCTTGGCGCTCTCGCTGTGGGTGGCGGTGGGCGCCACTCTGTACCCGCCCGGCGCTCAGTCCTTGGGAGTCCTGCCGTCATCGGCCGCCGGCTGTGCGGTGCCTTCCGCCAACACCTCCGGCCTCCAGGGCCTGCTCGGGGCCACCAACACCTCCAGCAAGAGCCCCAG CCCCGGAGTGGACCCCGGGCGACCCGCCTTAGCTGACAGCTTCTATGCCATTTCCTATCTTTATTATGGTGGCCTGGGAACGCTGAGCACTGTGCTGTTTGGAGCCCTCATCAGCTGCTTGACAG ggTGCTGA
- the SLC5A5 gene encoding sodium/iodide cotransporter isoform X4, which yields MAAVQGEARAAFGPWDYGVFALMLLVSTGIGLWVGLARGGQRSAEDFFTGGRRLAALPVGLSLAASFMSAVQVLGVPAEAYRYGLKFIWMCLGQLLNSLLTAVLFLPVFYRLGLTSTYQMMYTGIVIYAPALILNQVTGLDIWASLLSTGAICTFYTTVGGMKAVVWTDVFQVVVMLTGFWVVLARGTMLVGGPRHVLDIAQNHSRINLMDFNPDPRSRYTFWTFVVGGTLVWLSMYGVNQAQVQRYVACRTEKQAKLALLINQLGLILIVFSAAGCGVIMFTIYIDCDPLLAGRISAPDQYMPLLVLDIFKDLPGVPGLFLACAYSGTLSTASTSINAMAAVTVEDLIKPRLPSITPRRLVMISKGLSLIYGSACLTVAALSSLLGGGVLQGSFTVMGVISGPLLGAFILGMFLPACNTPGVLSGLATGLALSLWVAVGATLYPPGAQSLGVLPSSAAGCAVPSANTSGLQGLLGATNTSSKSPSPGVDPGRPALADSFYAISYLYYGGLGTLSTVLFGALISCLTGPTKRSALGPGLLWWDLARQTASVAPKEEVATLDDSLGKGAEELPPGAKRPPDFLPSDEDRPLFLGQKEVEGAGSQTPSSGHDHGQDLRETHL from the exons ATGGCCGCCGTCCAGGGCGAGGCGCGGGCCGCGTTTGGACCCTGGGACTACGGGGTCTTCGCCCTCATGCTGCTGGTGTCCACGGGCATCGGGCTGTGGGTCGGGCTGGCGCGGGGCGGGCAGCGCAGCGCCGAGGACTTCTTCACCGGCGGCCGGCGCCTGGCGGCCCTGCCCGTCGGCCTCTCGCTGGCCGCCAGCTTCATGTCGGCGGTGCAGGTGCTGGGCGTGCCGGCCGAGGCCTACCGCTACGGCCTCAAGTTCATCTGGATGTGCCTGGGCCAGTTGCTCAACTCCCTGCTCACCGCGGTGCTCTTCCTGCCGGTCTTCTACCGCCTGGGCCTCACCAGCACCTACCAG ATGATGTATACTGGCATCGTGATCTACGCCCCCGCGCTCATCCTGAATCAAG TGACTGGGTTGGACATCTGGGCATCGCTCCTGTCCACCGGAGCCATCTGTACCTTCTACACGACTGTG GGCGGCATGAAGGCTGTGGTCTGGACCGATGTGTTTCAGGTCGTGGTGATGCTCACTGGCTTCTGGGTTGTCCTGGCCCGCGGCACCATGCTGGTGGGGGGGCCCAGGCATGTGCTTGACATCGCCCAGAACCACTCCCGGATCAACCTGATGGA CTTTAACCCGGACCCACGGAGCCGCTACACGTTCTGGACTTTTGTGGTGGGTGGCACATTGGTGTGGCTCTCGATGTACGGCGTCAACCAAGCACAGGTGCAGCGCTATGTGGCCTGTCGCACAGAGAAGCAGGCCAAGCT ggcCCTGCTCATCAACCAGCTGGGCCTGATCCTGATCGTGTTCAGTGCTGCTGGCTGTGGCGTGATCATGTTCACGATCTATATAGACTGCGACCCTCTCCTGGCAGGGCGGATCTCTGCCCCAGACCAG tACATGCCCCTGCTGGTGCTGGACATCTTCAAGGACCTGCCTGGAGTCCCCGGGCTCTTTCTGGCCTGTGCCTACAGTGGTACCCTCAG caccgCATCCACCAGCATCAATGCCATGGCCGCAGTCACCGTGGAGGACCTCATCAAGCCTCGGCTGCCGAGCATCACACCCCGGAGACTCGTGATGATCTCCAAGGGGCTCT CACTCATCTATGGCTCAGCCTGTCTCACCGTGGCGGCTCTGTCCTCACTGCTGGGGGGAGGCGTCCTCCAG GGCTCCTTCACCGTCATGGGAGTCATCAGCGGCCCGCTCCTTGGAGCCTTCATCCTGGGAATGTTTCTCCCTGCCTGTAACACTCCG GGTGTCCTCTCCGGGCTGGCCACCGGCTTGGCGCTCTCGCTGTGGGTGGCGGTGGGCGCCACTCTGTACCCGCCCGGCGCTCAGTCCTTGGGAGTCCTGCCGTCATCGGCCGCCGGCTGTGCGGTGCCTTCCGCCAACACCTCCGGCCTCCAGGGCCTGCTCGGGGCCACCAACACCTCCAGCAAGAGCCCCAG CCCCGGAGTGGACCCCGGGCGACCCGCCTTAGCTGACAGCTTCTATGCCATTTCCTATCTTTATTATGGTGGCCTGGGAACGCTGAGCACTGTGCTGTTTGGAGCCCTCATCAGCTGCTTGACAG GCCCCACCAAGCGCAGTGCCTTGGGTCCTGGGCTGCTGTGGTGGGACCTTGCACGACAGACAGCATCGGTGGCCCCCAAGGAAGAAGTGGCTACCTTGGATGACAGCTTGGGGAAG ggTGCTGAGGAGCTGCCCCCTGGAGCCAAGAGGCCTCCTGACTTCTTGCCCAGTGATGAGGACCGTCCGCTCTTCCTGGGGcagaaggaggtggagggagcCGGCTCCCAGACCCCCAGCAGTGGACATGACCATGGCCAGGACCTTCGGGAGACCCACCTCTGA
- the SLC5A5 gene encoding sodium/iodide cotransporter isoform X2, giving the protein MAAVQGEARAAFGPWDYGVFALMLLVSTGIGLWVGLARGGQRSAEDFFTGGRRLAALPVGLSLAASFMSAVQVLGVPAEAYRYGLKFIWMCLGQLLNSLLTAVLFLPVFYRLGLTSTYQYLELRFSRAVRLCGTLQYLVATMMYTGIVIYAPALILNQVTGLDIWASLLSTGAICTFYTTVGGMKAVVWTDVFQVVVMLTGFWVVLARGTMLVGGPRHVLDIAQNHSRINLMDFNPDPRSRYTFWTFVVGGTLVWLSMYGVNQAQVQRYVACRTEKQAKLALLINQLGLILIVFSAAGCGVIMFTIYIDCDPLLAGRISAPDQYMPLLVLDIFKDLPGVPGLFLACAYSGTLSTASTSINAMAAVTVEDLIKPRLPSITPRRLVMISKGLSCLTVAALSSLLGGGVLQGSFTVMGVISGPLLGAFILGMFLPACNTPGVLSGLATGLALSLWVAVGATLYPPGAQSLGVLPSSAAGCAVPSANTSGLQGLLGATNTSSKSPSPGVDPGRPALADSFYAISYLYYGGLGTLSTVLFGALISCLTGPTKRSALGPGLLWWDLARQTASVAPKEEVATLDDSLGKGAEELPPGAKRPPDFLPSDEDRPLFLGQKEVEGAGSQTPSSGHDHGQDLRETHL; this is encoded by the exons ATGGCCGCCGTCCAGGGCGAGGCGCGGGCCGCGTTTGGACCCTGGGACTACGGGGTCTTCGCCCTCATGCTGCTGGTGTCCACGGGCATCGGGCTGTGGGTCGGGCTGGCGCGGGGCGGGCAGCGCAGCGCCGAGGACTTCTTCACCGGCGGCCGGCGCCTGGCGGCCCTGCCCGTCGGCCTCTCGCTGGCCGCCAGCTTCATGTCGGCGGTGCAGGTGCTGGGCGTGCCGGCCGAGGCCTACCGCTACGGCCTCAAGTTCATCTGGATGTGCCTGGGCCAGTTGCTCAACTCCCTGCTCACCGCGGTGCTCTTCCTGCCGGTCTTCTACCGCCTGGGCCTCACCAGCACCTACCAG TATCTGGAGCTGCGCTTCAGCCGCGCTGTGCGGCTCTGCGGGACCCTGCAGTACCTGGTGGCCACA ATGATGTATACTGGCATCGTGATCTACGCCCCCGCGCTCATCCTGAATCAAG TGACTGGGTTGGACATCTGGGCATCGCTCCTGTCCACCGGAGCCATCTGTACCTTCTACACGACTGTG GGCGGCATGAAGGCTGTGGTCTGGACCGATGTGTTTCAGGTCGTGGTGATGCTCACTGGCTTCTGGGTTGTCCTGGCCCGCGGCACCATGCTGGTGGGGGGGCCCAGGCATGTGCTTGACATCGCCCAGAACCACTCCCGGATCAACCTGATGGA CTTTAACCCGGACCCACGGAGCCGCTACACGTTCTGGACTTTTGTGGTGGGTGGCACATTGGTGTGGCTCTCGATGTACGGCGTCAACCAAGCACAGGTGCAGCGCTATGTGGCCTGTCGCACAGAGAAGCAGGCCAAGCT ggcCCTGCTCATCAACCAGCTGGGCCTGATCCTGATCGTGTTCAGTGCTGCTGGCTGTGGCGTGATCATGTTCACGATCTATATAGACTGCGACCCTCTCCTGGCAGGGCGGATCTCTGCCCCAGACCAG tACATGCCCCTGCTGGTGCTGGACATCTTCAAGGACCTGCCTGGAGTCCCCGGGCTCTTTCTGGCCTGTGCCTACAGTGGTACCCTCAG caccgCATCCACCAGCATCAATGCCATGGCCGCAGTCACCGTGGAGGACCTCATCAAGCCTCGGCTGCCGAGCATCACACCCCGGAGACTCGTGATGATCTCCAAGGGGCTCT CCTGTCTCACCGTGGCGGCTCTGTCCTCACTGCTGGGGGGAGGCGTCCTCCAG GGCTCCTTCACCGTCATGGGAGTCATCAGCGGCCCGCTCCTTGGAGCCTTCATCCTGGGAATGTTTCTCCCTGCCTGTAACACTCCG GGTGTCCTCTCCGGGCTGGCCACCGGCTTGGCGCTCTCGCTGTGGGTGGCGGTGGGCGCCACTCTGTACCCGCCCGGCGCTCAGTCCTTGGGAGTCCTGCCGTCATCGGCCGCCGGCTGTGCGGTGCCTTCCGCCAACACCTCCGGCCTCCAGGGCCTGCTCGGGGCCACCAACACCTCCAGCAAGAGCCCCAG CCCCGGAGTGGACCCCGGGCGACCCGCCTTAGCTGACAGCTTCTATGCCATTTCCTATCTTTATTATGGTGGCCTGGGAACGCTGAGCACTGTGCTGTTTGGAGCCCTCATCAGCTGCTTGACAG GCCCCACCAAGCGCAGTGCCTTGGGTCCTGGGCTGCTGTGGTGGGACCTTGCACGACAGACAGCATCGGTGGCCCCCAAGGAAGAAGTGGCTACCTTGGATGACAGCTTGGGGAAG ggTGCTGAGGAGCTGCCCCCTGGAGCCAAGAGGCCTCCTGACTTCTTGCCCAGTGATGAGGACCGTCCGCTCTTCCTGGGGcagaaggaggtggagggagcCGGCTCCCAGACCCCCAGCAGTGGACATGACCATGGCCAGGACCTTCGGGAGACCCACCTCTGA